TTCCGCATCATGCCGGGCGATCTCGGTCATGATCCGGCCAAGGGCGCGTTCCAGCCCTTCCATGACGCGTGAGGGCGCAAGCCGGGGCCGCTCCGGCGTGTCATCGCCCATGCAGTGTAGCGCCAGCAGCGTGGCCCAGGATGCGGCGGGAATGAACAGCGGCATGCGCGAACCGTCATTATGGCGTTCGGCATGCATGATGCGGCGGGTATTGGCCAGCCCGATCACGTCAATGCGGGGCAGGTCATCACCGATCCGCGCAGTGACGGTACGGGGTGTGTCGGTCATGAACGGACAACCCCCTCAAAGCGTTCCGGCAGGGTCAGGATATCCTGCGACGAGAGGGCGGACGAAATGTAGAACCCCTGTATCCGCTCGGGCTTCATCTGCATGACAAGGTCGAACTGTTCGCGGTTTTCCACGCCTTCGACCGTGACATCCATCCTGAAGCCCTGCCCCATCTCGATCAGGCTCGACAGGACCATGCAGGCATCGGGATTGCCGACAATGCCCGCGACCATGCTCTGGTCGATCTTGACCTGCGAGAACGGCAGTTCACGCAGATGGTTGAGCACGGTGATGCCCTTGCCAAAATTGTCCAGTGCGATGCGGAAGCCCGACCGCGCCAGTTCGCGCAGGTTACGGATGCCCTGATCGGCCCGGCGGCCATGCAGCATCGCCTCTGTCACCTCCAGCACGAAATTCTCGGGCAGCATGTTGAAGCGGCTGAGCGATTCTTCCAGTTCGCGCTGGTAGTCATCGCGGATCAGATCCATGCGCGACAGGTTGATGGCAAGCTGGCGCGGCGGGTGGCCATTATTGTTCCACATACTGACATCGCGGCGAAAGGCCTCGATCATGCGTGGTCCCATGGCCTGCGCCAGGCCCGCATCGGTAAAGACATCCGAAAAATCTTCCGCCGCCAGCAGCCCGCGCTCGGGATGCTGCCAGCGCAGCAGCGCTTCGATCTGGTCCACCTGCAGCGTACTGCAGTTCAGGATGGGCTGGTAATACACCTCGAACTGGTTGCGTTCCACGCCGCAGCGCGCCTCGCTCAGGATGGAAACACGCGCCTGCGCGCGTTCACGCAGGTTTTTCGTGAACATCTGCGACTGCTTGCCACCGGCGCGCTTGGCGGCGTACATCGCCATGTCCGCGTTCTTCTGCACGTCCTCCATCGTGTCGGTGCCATCGAGCAGGACCGCGCCGATACTGCCCGCCACGCTGACCGTGACTGTCTCGATATCGATGGGCCGTTCCAGAATGGCCTGCAGGCGGTCCATGTACCGCTCAAGCGAGATGTCCTCCAGCGTGCGGTGCAGGATGACGGCGAACTCGTCCCCCCCCAGCCGGCTGACCGGATCATCGGGATGGGTCAGTTCGATCAGGCGCGAGGCGATGGCACGCAGCACGATATCGCCCGCGTGGTGGCCATGCACGTCATTGATCTGCTTGAAGCCATCCAGGTCGAACATGGCCAGCGCGGGGGCGGGCTGACCCGTGCTGCCCGGTTCGCGGCAGCGCGCCAGTTCATCGGCCAGGGCCGTATTGAATCCCGCCCGGTTGAGCAGGCCGGTCAGGGTATCCGTCTCCGCCAGTTCACACAGGCGGTCGCGGGTGTTCATGAGTTCGGTAATCTCGAAGCGGCTGGCGACATACCCCTGGATCACGCCCTGCCGGTCCAGCTTGGGAATGATGGTGGTGGCCACCCAGTACAGCGAGCCGTCCTTCGCCCGGTTGCAGATATTGCCCTGCCACAGCTGCCCCGCCTTGATCGTGCGGCACAGGTCACGGAAGAAGTCCGCGTCATGATACCCGGAATTGACGATCCGGTGCGTGGAACCGACCAGTTCCTCACGCGAGTACTGGCTGATTTCGCAAAAGCGGTCATTCACGTAAGTGATGACCCCTTCGCTGTCGGTAATCGCGACGATCAGGACACTATCAACCAGATCAGCCCAGAAATCCGCATCCTGATGCGTCAGGGCCCGCAGCCGATCATCGTGTTGCAATGCCATCTTCCCGCCTGGAAACAATAATAAGAAGCAAATTAGGATGTTTCATGAAATCAGACCAGCAATGCTGGCGACCGTAAGACACAACATTCATGGTGAGGGAATAACGAACGAACCCTGCGCCTGCCGCGCCCGGAACCATTTTTCCAGTTCCGCCGGCGGAAGGGGCCGGGCAAACAGGTAGCCCTGCATCACATCACAATGCAGTTCCTCGAGCAACCGCCACTGCTGTTCGGTCTCGACCCCCTCCGTCACGACCGTCATGCCCAGCCTGCTGCCAATGCCGATGACCGCCATGGTCACGGCCTGGGCGTTGGTGTCATGCTCGAAGTCATTGATGAAACTGCGGTCGATCTTGATTTCGGTCAGCGGCAGGCGCGTCAGGCGCGAAAGCGATGAATAGCCGGTGCCGAAATCATCCATCGACAGCCCCACGTCAAGCCGCCGGATGGCGTGCAGCACCTCCTCGGTTTCGGTGCTGCTGTCCATCATCACGCTTTCGGTAATCTCCACCGTCAGGCGGTCGGGGGTCAGGCCATGCTCATTGAGCAGGTTGGCGATATATTCGGGCAGCGCGCGATTGCGGAAATGCACCGCCGACAGGTTGACCGCAACGGTGGGCACATGCACGCCGTCACGGTCCCACCGTACCATCTGGCTGCATGCTTCCTGCAGGGACCACCGCCCGATGGCCTCGATCTGCCCGGTCTCCTCCGCCACGGCAATGAAGCGTGAGGGATAGATGTTGCCCAGCGTCGGATGGTGCCACCGTGACAGGGCCTCCACCCCGTACAGGCCACCGGTCATGGTTTCCACCTGCGGCTGGTAATGCAGGTTCAGCATACCCTTGGAGAGCGAATCACGCAGCGCCGAGCCCAGCATGAGCCGTTCCTGCGCCACCTGGTTCTTCTCATGGCCTGCAAAGCGATAGAGACCGCGCCCGTCCTCCTTGGCCTGCCTTGCCGCCGCATCGGCAAGGCTGAGCAGGGATTCACTGTCCGGACCGTTCTCGGGGAAGGTGCTGATGCCGACGGAGCAGGAAATGGTAAGGGTGTTTTCCTCCACCTGCAGCGGCCTGGCTATGGCATTGATCAGCTTTTCCGCAAACTGCTCGGCGCGCGCATGCGTGCAGTCGGGCACGACGATGATGAACTCGTCACCGCCCGAACGGCTGACAATGTATTCATCATTGACCAGCGTGCGGATCCGGCGCCCGATCTCGATGAGGAAACGGTCGGCGTTCACATGGCCCAGCGCATCGTTGATGTCACGGAAGCGGTCTATGTCGACCATGAACAGCGTGAACCGGCTGTCCCCGCCGCGCATGATCAGGCGCTCGATGACATTATGCAGCGACGTGCGGTTGAGCAGCCCGGTCAGGCTGTCGAAATTGGAAAGCTGGGCAATGTGCTGGCGCGTCTCGTTCTGCTCGATCGCCAGCGCGCAGAAGGGCATGCAGGTTGACACCACGCGCTGCGGCCATGCCACGTCCGTCCCGCTTTCGCGCAGGTACAGCGCGAAAATGCCCATGACCTGCCCGCTGCGCGAAATGATGGCTGACGCGCAGCACTGCTCCAGCCCCAGCGAACGCGCAAGGTTGACATGGCCATCCCATATCACCGCGTTGGCGCTGTCGGGCTTGCTGCGCAGCATCTCGACCTGTTCGGGGGTCAGTTCCATGCCGTCCAGCGCCGTACGGTAGCGGTTGGGCATGCCGGGGGCGGCCGAGACCACAAGCCTGCGCCGCGAGCGGTCGAGCAGCATGAGCGCCCCCACGCCGTCGGGCACGAAACCGTCCACCCGGCGGCACAGCAGATCACCCACCTCCTGTATGCTCAGGTCGGACGCCAGTGCCTGGAGGATGTCGTTCTGCAGGATCAGGATCTTGCGCTGACGGCTCTGCTCCGTCACATCCTTCATGACGGCGATGTAGTAGATCTTGCTCGTACCGGCCAGCTGCACGCGGGAAATGGACAGTTCGCCACACACATATTCGCCATTGG
This portion of the Komagataeibacter sp. FNDCF1 genome encodes:
- a CDS encoding bifunctional diguanylate cyclase/phosphodiesterase translates to MALQHDDRLRALTHQDADFWADLVDSVLIVAITDSEGVITYVNDRFCEISQYSREELVGSTHRIVNSGYHDADFFRDLCRTIKAGQLWQGNICNRAKDGSLYWVATTIIPKLDRQGVIQGYVASRFEITELMNTRDRLCELAETDTLTGLLNRAGFNTALADELARCREPGSTGQPAPALAMFDLDGFKQINDVHGHHAGDIVLRAIASRLIELTHPDDPVSRLGGDEFAVILHRTLEDISLERYMDRLQAILERPIDIETVTVSVAGSIGAVLLDGTDTMEDVQKNADMAMYAAKRAGGKQSQMFTKNLRERAQARVSILSEARCGVERNQFEVYYQPILNCSTLQVDQIEALLRWQHPERGLLAAEDFSDVFTDAGLAQAMGPRMIEAFRRDVSMWNNNGHPPRQLAINLSRMDLIRDDYQRELEESLSRFNMLPENFVLEVTEAMLHGRRADQGIRNLRELARSGFRIALDNFGKGITVLNHLRELPFSQVKIDQSMVAGIVGNPDACMVLSSLIEMGQGFRMDVTVEGVENREQFDLVMQMKPERIQGFYISSALSSQDILTLPERFEGVVRS
- a CDS encoding EAL domain-containing protein yields the protein MRLWPDRNPVGCHAWCCQDTVISYGADHTRANALEFTVDQPKISADVLLSAMEQAIDPMVVIDEHNIVILFNAAAERIWGLPRAQVIGQNVSCLVPIAERAQHDGYIDRNRETGIGRIVGTSREVEFTRANGEYVCGELSISRVQLAGTSKIYYIAVMKDVTEQSRQRKILILQNDILQALASDLSIQEVGDLLCRRVDGFVPDGVGALMLLDRSRRRLVVSAAPGMPNRYRTALDGMELTPEQVEMLRSKPDSANAVIWDGHVNLARSLGLEQCCASAIISRSGQVMGIFALYLRESGTDVAWPQRVVSTCMPFCALAIEQNETRQHIAQLSNFDSLTGLLNRTSLHNVIERLIMRGGDSRFTLFMVDIDRFRDINDALGHVNADRFLIEIGRRIRTLVNDEYIVSRSGGDEFIIVVPDCTHARAEQFAEKLINAIARPLQVEENTLTISCSVGISTFPENGPDSESLLSLADAAARQAKEDGRGLYRFAGHEKNQVAQERLMLGSALRDSLSKGMLNLHYQPQVETMTGGLYGVEALSRWHHPTLGNIYPSRFIAVAEETGQIEAIGRWSLQEACSQMVRWDRDGVHVPTVAVNLSAVHFRNRALPEYIANLLNEHGLTPDRLTVEITESVMMDSSTETEEVLHAIRRLDVGLSMDDFGTGYSSLSRLTRLPLTEIKIDRSFINDFEHDTNAQAVTMAVIGIGSRLGMTVVTEGVETEQQWRLLEELHCDVMQGYLFARPLPPAELEKWFRARQAQGSFVIPSP